Proteins co-encoded in one Paenibacillus sp. genomic window:
- the alaS gene encoding alanine--tRNA ligase, producing MKASEIRSKWLQFFESKGHKIEPSAPLVPHNDPTLLWINAGMAPLKAYFDGRVVPENPRITNAQKCIRTNDIENVGKTRRHHTFFEMLGNFSIGDYFKEETITWAWEFLTSPEWIGFDKDRLSVTIHPEDEEAFRIWNEKIGIPAERIYKLEDNFWDIGEGPCGPCTEIFYDRGEKYGDLSDPECTPGGENERFLEVWNLVFSQFNHNKDGSYTPLPNKNIDTGAGLERFASILQDVDSNFDTDLFRPIIDATCEIAGVKYGVDHDTDVALKVIADHVRTVVFSVGDGVLPGNEGRGYVIRRLLRRAVRYGKATLGVEKPFMYRLTKVVGDVMGVYYKEVVDRREFIERVIRMEEERFHETLTEGLAILSSFVESAKSVGRKSIDGAEAFKLYDTYGFPLDLTEDFAAEQGLAVDREGFERAMEEQRQRARAARQDKGSMKVQGGALADFTVKSEFVGYNELVTAAKVIGIVQDDEWVEMAGAGEKVHVLLDRTPFYAESGGQVSDKGSLASKDVRALVEEVSKAPHGQHVHLVTIESGVLRKGDELTASVASAERESIIKNHTATHLLHKALKEVLGDHVNQAGSLVEPDRLRFDFSHIAAVTPEELAIIERKVNEQIWKGTTVSIEQKPIDEAKAMGAMALFGEKYGDIVRVVQVGEYSIELCGGCHVGNTSQIGMFKIVSESGIGSGVRRIEAVTGRGAYLYVDEQLQLLRDGAALVKSSPAELPKRIEALQGQLRDAQREIDGLRGKIGALEAGSLEQSVRHVGDIPLIAAAVNGADMDTLRGIADTMKAKLGSVVVLLGAANDGKVNLVAAVTPDLVKRGISAGAIVKEAAAICGGGGGGRPDMAQAGGKDASKLPEALQAAERLLAKQLQS from the coding sequence ATGAAAGCAAGCGAAATTCGCAGCAAATGGCTGCAATTCTTCGAAAGCAAAGGGCACAAAATCGAGCCGAGCGCGCCGCTCGTGCCGCACAACGACCCGACGCTGCTGTGGATCAACGCGGGGATGGCGCCGCTTAAGGCCTATTTCGACGGCCGCGTCGTGCCGGAAAACCCGCGCATCACGAACGCGCAAAAGTGCATCCGCACGAACGACATCGAGAACGTCGGCAAGACGCGCCGCCACCACACGTTCTTCGAAATGCTCGGGAACTTCTCGATCGGCGACTACTTTAAAGAAGAAACGATTACGTGGGCGTGGGAGTTCCTGACGTCGCCGGAGTGGATCGGCTTCGACAAAGACCGCCTGTCCGTCACGATTCATCCGGAGGACGAAGAAGCGTTCCGAATTTGGAACGAAAAAATCGGCATCCCGGCGGAGCGCATCTACAAGCTCGAGGACAACTTCTGGGACATCGGCGAAGGTCCGTGCGGCCCGTGTACGGAAATTTTCTACGACCGCGGCGAAAAATACGGCGACCTGTCCGATCCGGAGTGCACGCCGGGCGGCGAGAACGAGCGCTTCCTCGAAGTGTGGAACCTCGTGTTCTCGCAGTTCAACCATAACAAGGACGGCTCCTACACGCCGCTGCCGAACAAAAACATCGATACGGGCGCGGGTCTCGAGCGGTTCGCCTCTATTCTCCAAGACGTCGATTCGAACTTCGACACGGACTTGTTCCGTCCGATCATCGACGCGACGTGCGAGATCGCCGGCGTGAAGTACGGCGTCGACCACGACACCGACGTCGCGCTGAAGGTGATCGCCGACCACGTCCGCACGGTCGTCTTCTCCGTCGGCGACGGCGTGCTGCCGGGCAACGAAGGCCGCGGCTACGTCATTCGCCGTTTGCTCCGCCGCGCGGTCCGCTACGGCAAAGCGACGCTCGGCGTCGAGAAACCGTTCATGTACCGGCTCACGAAGGTCGTCGGCGACGTCATGGGCGTCTACTACAAGGAAGTCGTCGACCGCCGCGAATTTATCGAGCGCGTGATCCGGATGGAGGAAGAGCGGTTCCACGAAACGCTCACCGAAGGCCTCGCGATTCTGTCGTCGTTCGTCGAGTCGGCGAAGTCCGTCGGCCGCAAAAGCATCGACGGCGCGGAGGCGTTCAAGCTGTACGACACGTACGGCTTCCCGCTCGACCTGACGGAAGACTTCGCCGCGGAGCAAGGGCTCGCCGTCGACCGCGAAGGCTTCGAGCGCGCGATGGAGGAGCAGCGCCAGCGCGCCCGCGCCGCGCGCCAGGACAAAGGCAGCATGAAGGTGCAGGGCGGCGCCCTCGCCGACTTTACGGTTAAAAGCGAGTTTGTTGGATATAATGAACTGGTAACCGCTGCTAAAGTGATCGGCATCGTTCAAGACGACGAGTGGGTCGAAATGGCCGGCGCCGGCGAGAAGGTGCACGTGCTGCTGGACCGCACGCCGTTCTATGCGGAAAGCGGCGGCCAGGTCAGCGATAAGGGCTCGCTCGCAAGCAAGGACGTTCGCGCCTTAGTCGAAGAAGTGTCGAAAGCGCCGCACGGCCAGCACGTTCACCTCGTGACGATCGAGAGCGGCGTGCTGCGCAAAGGCGACGAGCTGACCGCTTCGGTCGCGAGCGCGGAGCGGGAGAGCATCATCAAAAATCATACCGCGACGCATTTGTTGCATAAGGCGCTCAAGGAAGTGCTCGGCGACCACGTCAATCAGGCGGGCTCGCTCGTGGAGCCGGACCGCCTGCGCTTCGACTTCTCGCACATCGCCGCAGTCACGCCCGAAGAGCTCGCGATCATCGAGCGCAAGGTGAACGAGCAGATTTGGAAGGGCACGACGGTCTCCATCGAGCAAAAGCCGATCGACGAAGCGAAAGCGATGGGCGCGATGGCGCTGTTCGGCGAAAAGTACGGCGACATCGTGCGCGTCGTGCAGGTGGGCGAGTACAGCATCGAGCTGTGCGGCGGCTGCCACGTCGGGAACACGTCCCAAATCGGGATGTTCAAAATCGTCAGCGAGAGCGGCATCGGCTCCGGCGTCCGCCGCATCGAGGCGGTGACGGGCCGCGGCGCGTATTTGTACGTTGACGAGCAGCTTCAGCTGCTTCGCGACGGCGCCGCGCTCGTGAAGTCGAGCCCGGCCGAGCTGCCGAAGCGCATCGAGGCGCTGCAAGGCCAGCTGCGCGACGCGCAGCGGGAGATCGACGGGCTCCGCGGCAAAATCGGCGCGCTGGAGGCGGGCAGCCTCGAGCAGTCGGTGCGTCACGTCGGCGACATTCCGCTCATCGCGGCTGCGGTGAACGGCGCCGATATGGATACGCTGCGCGGCATCGCCGACACGATGAAGGCGAAGCTCGGCTCCGTCGTCGTGCTGCTCGGCGCCGCGAACGACGGCAAGGTCAATCTGGTGGCGGCCGTCACCCCCGATTTGGTGAAGCGCGGCATTTCGGCCGGCGCGATTGTGAAGGAAGCGGCCGCGATCTGCGGCGGCGGCGGCGGCGGTCGTCCCGACATGGCGCAGGCCGGGGGCAAGGACGCGTCCAAGCTGCCGGAGGCGCTGCAAGCGGCGGAGCGGCTGCTCGCAAAACAATTGCAATCGTGA